AAATTAAACAAGCTGACGCCTGTAGAATACAGGCGTCAGCACGCCGCATAAGCCGGGTGTTTTTACGTGTCTACATTTTTGGGGCTTGACCACGGCAGGGGGGAGTTGGTTTATTCGGTGGAGATGGAGGGATCGGACTGGACCCTGTCAGGGATGACCATCAGGAAGAAACGGTCCGGACGGTTCATCAGTCCCTCGATCTTCTCCGCCTCCCGGACCTGGCCGGAGGAGAGAAGTTCCCGCTGATAGGCGCCCAGCAGTTCCCGCAGATCCTGTATTCCTTGATCATCCAGGGGTTCCAGGTGGACTTTGGCTCCTCTGGCGATGCGCCGCATCAGGGCGGCTTCGTCCAACCCCATTTCCGGGATGAGCCGCAGGTAGACCCGGCCCCCTGTCATGCCGGAACAGATCCAGGGGCCCGGATCGCCGAGGACGACGGCGCGGCCGGCGGTCATGTACTCGAAGGCAAAGCCCTTGATGTTGGCCCGGTTGGCGATCATGCCCAGATCGTCGCGAAGGGGTTCGGCCGGCTCGCCGGCGATGATCACATCGGCTCCGGAGAGGCGGATGCCGGTGCGGGAATCGGCGTTGCCCTGGACGATGAACAATCCTTTCTGCGCCCCGTAGCAGAAGCCTTTTCCGACGGAACCGTTGATCCATTTGCCGGAAGCGCCCGGCGATTTCAGAACCGACACCTTCCCTCCGAAGGCGGTTTTTCCGACGCCGTCCTGGGCTCCTCCCTTCACCACCACGTGAACCCCTTCGGCGTTGAAGGCGGCCAGGCCGTTGCCGGGAACGGATCCCTCCTCGAAGGTGAGGTGCACTTCGGGCAGCCGGTGATAGCTGCCGTCCAGCCGGTTCCGCACCCGGGCGCCGGAGACGCTGCTGACGAGCACCCGCTCGGAACAGCCCACGTTGCGGAAGGTTTTCAAAACGGGACGGTCGAAGGCGATCGATTCGATCCGGTCCGCCTCCGCCCCGTAACCGGCCGCGACGGGCACCTTGCTCCGGACTGCGGCGGGTTCCGCGGCATCTGCCTGCTCCTTCCACGTTTCAGGCACCGGCCGCAGGAGATCGGTCAGATCGAGGCGATCCAAGGCCCGGGTCTGCACCAGCAGGTCGGAGCGGCCCACCATGTCCTGAAGCCGACGGAATCCGAGCTGTCCCGTCAGCCGCCGGATTTCCTCCCCGAAGGCGGTGAAAAGGCGGACGAGTCCGTCGACGGCGACGTCAAACCGCCGTGGCACGAAGCGCTTCAAGCCGTGCTCCTGGGCCTCCTCCACGGTTTCAATCTGGGTGGCGATCCCGACGTGACAGGTGTCCAGGTGGCACCCCCTGCAGGTGGTGCAGCCGATGGCCAGCATGGCCAGGGTTCCGAAGCCCACCCGGTCGGCGCCGAGGAGCACCATTTTGATGACGTCCAGCCCGCTCTTCAGTCCGCCGTCGGCCCACAGCTCCACCTGGTGGCGGATGCCCGCCTCGACGAGGGCGGCATGGGCGGCCTTCACCCCGATTTCCACCGGCAGACCCACGTGTTGGAGGGCGTGGATCCGGGCCGCGCCGGTGCCACCGTCAAAGCCGGACAGGGTGATGATGTCCGCCCCCGCCTTGGCGATTCCGACGGAGATGGTTCCGATGTTGGGCACCACCGGCACCTTGACGATCACTTTGGCGTATTTGTTGGCGGTTTTCAGTTCCGTGATGATCTGGGCCAGGTCTTCGATCGAATAGATGTCGTGGTTGTTGGAGGGAGAGATCAAATCCACCCCGGGGCTGGCGTTCCGCGCCGCCGCCACCTTGGCCGACACCTTTTTCCCGGGCAGATGTCCCCCTTCCCCCGGCTTGGCGCCCTGGCCGATCTTGATTTCCAGAAGGAGGGCCGAGTTGGCCAGTTCCACGTTGACGCCGAACCGGCCGGAGGCGATTTGATGTCCCCGGGTGCGCGGGTATTTGCCGAGCATGTCCTTGATTTCCCCGCCTTCCCCGTTCAGGCTGACCATGTTGAGTCGTTCCGCCGCTTCGGCGTAGGCGCGGAAGGCCACTTCGTTCTGGGAACCGAAGGACATGGAGCTGATCACCAGGGGCAGGCTGTGATCCCCTACACCGATGTCCACCTCGCCGGGGTCCACGGGGGGACCGACCCGCTCCCGGGCCGCCTCCAGGTTCAGGTCGGCCACATGGCGGAGGGAGATCGGGTTTTCCCTTTCAATGCCCTCCAGCTTGTCGGCAAACTCCCGGTATTCGATGTCTCCGGAGGCCACTTGCCCGATCGATTTCCAGATGCGGGGCCACAGGTGGAAGGTGCGCACGGGCTTTGCCTTCGCGTCGGAGAAATCCTTGTACCGGGCCTCGGCGTCCGCCTTCAGATCCTCCCAGGAGGTTCCCCCGCGCCCCGATCCGCAGAAATTGACGATGTCCAGCACGCCGGCCACCTCCGGGCTCAGGCCGATGGAGGAGAAAAGCCGGGCGTAGCCGCGCAGTTCGTGGATCCCGATGGTGGAGATCACCTTTTCCAGGCCCTTGTTGAGGGCTTCATAAAGAAGCGGCGCCGCTTTCTCTTCCTTTTCCGCCAAGATGGCGAACATCAGACGGGGAGCCACCAGGTCGGCGCCCAGTCCCACGGCCACGGCCACATCGTGCAGGCTGCGGATCGCCGCCGATCGGAGAAGGATGCTCGCCCGCCGGCGCAGGTTCTGCTCCGATTCCGGAACGGGCGCCTCCTTCAAGCCCAAATCCACCCTGGAGACGGCCAGGTGGGGGTCGAGGAAGAGCCGGTCGTTCCGATGGCAATCGGCGTCGTCCAGCAAGAGGAGCGTTTTGCCGCTCCGGACGGCCCGGACCGCCTGTTTGGCCAACCGGTCCAGCGAATCCGGAATGGAGGATGCACGGGGACAGGTGAGGGAGAGCCGTTCCACCAATCCCTTTTCATCGAAGAGGGAAACCACCTCTTCCAGCGTGAGGGTGTCGTGCGCCTTTCTCACCTGGATGCCCAAAGCGCCTTCGGCGAGGATCGGCGAAGGAAGTTCCAGGCGGAGGGGGGTGGAATCCGGTCCGCACAGCGGCGGCCGGCCTCCCAGAATCACTCGGGTGGAGAAATGCTCCATCTCCCGCTCCCGGTCGATGGCGGGATTGGTGACCACCGCCACGCTCTCCTTGATGAAATCGGAAATGTTTTGCCGCACATGGGACAGCGCGGCCAACGGGCCGTCGTAACCGAGGGAGCGGATCGGGTCGCTGCCGGTGTCGGCCATCTGCTCCACCAGCTGGATGTGTTCCCGGTCCCAGCCGAAGGCGGCGTATTCCGCGTTGGTCGCCGCTTCCACCCCGGTTCGGGAAACGGCCGTGGGCGCCGCGGGGACGGAAAGATATGCCCGGTATTCCCGGAAGTCCGCCCTCCTTTTGGCCCGCTCCAGGACCAGCCTCTGCAACTGGTGGTGGGCCAGAACGACGGCCCGGGGCTTCAGCTGGACCCCCACCGTTTCCCCCGGGGCCAGGGGCTTCGGCTCGCTCACCATGCGATGGACGGGCAGGATTCCCTGCTCGGAGGAGAAGATGAGGGTCCGCTCGCTCTCCAGCATCCACAGGGGTCTGAGTCCCAGCGCATCCACGCTGAAGGCGCACTCGTCCCCGTAGCGGGAGACGATGGCGGCGGGTCCCTGGGCGAAGGGTCCCCAAACCTGCCGGTAGTAGGAATAGAGGTCCTTCAGTTCGTCCGGAAGCTGTTTCAGCTCGTGAAGGATCGGCGGGAACACCATTTCGATCGCTTCAAACAGCGAAAAGCCGTAGCGGTGGATCAGCGTTTCCACGACGCGGTTCAGATCCTGGGAATCGCTGCTGTCCTCCGCCAGGGGGGCGCCGATCATCCGGGCCTCGTCCCGCAGCTTGCGAATGGTGTTGATTTCGCCGTTGTGTCCCAGGAGGGAGAAAGGTTGAACCCGGAAGAAGTTGGAGAGGGTGTTGGTCGAATACCGGTTGTGGCCGATGGTGACCGCCGTCCGAAACTCCGGGCGGGCCAGGTCATGGAAGTACCGAGTCAGCAGACTGGCTGCACCCATCACCTTGTAGACCGCCGTGCGATTGCTGAGGGAAGCCGCTTGGACCGGCAGTCTTGATTCGATGTCCACCACCAGCTCGAACAGCCGGGCGGGAAGTCCGTCGCTTGCGTCGGCTTCCAGGGCGATCTGCCAGAAATGGGGCTCGTCGGCCCGGCCGTTTTTGCCGAGGACATGGCTGTTTACCCGATCCATTTCTTCCACCAATATGGCAAGTCCGCCTTGTTTGAATTTTCCGCGAATAACATTCTGAATCGCGGCGGTGTCGCCCCGTTTCGGGATGAACAGGTGGCCGACCACAAAACGGTCGCTGCGGGCCTTTTCGGGAGGAAGTCCCGCATCGGCCAGTTTCCGTTCCCAAAGGCCGCGGGGGATGTCGGTCAGGATGCCGCATCCGTCTCCCTCGCCGTTGATGAAGCCGGATCGATGCTCCATTTTGACCAGCGCGTCGATGGCATCCAGGAGGTTGTCGCGCCGGGGATTTCCGTCCTTTTCGATGACGGCGACAATCCCGCAGCTGTCGTGTTCCTCCTTCAACAGGTTGCGAAAACGGCCGAGGTCGGAGAGCCTTTTGCAACCAGTCATTGTCGGGATTCACCTCCATGACGTCGATGATCGTTCTGCACGATTTTCCCCCCGATGGCGGGTTCCGCGGCGATCCGCTTCGCGCGGGGTTCCGAGCTTTCCACGGGGCGGCGGAACGCGGACCTTCCGGGGGAGTGAAAGGGAGCCTTCTGCGCGCTCCATGTGCCGGCGGTCTGGCGGTTCGGACAGGGGGAAAGAATCGTGGGGAACCATAAAATGTGAGAGGTATCGAAAAATGGTTGAGGAAAGTAAGTAAAGTTTATCATGAAACGGCTGATGAAACAAGAGGAAATATAATTTTTATTCATATAAAAGATTGTTTATTCCATGGGGTCTCCCGGCGAATTTGGGGTAAGATTCGGGGGTTGTCGAGGTATGACAAGGGGGTAAGCGCTTCCAGCAGAAATGAATAAATATAAAAATTGATGACACAAAATGAAATCAATTTTTGGATGCCATATAGACGGGGGGATCATCCGCCGCCAACCGACCGGAAGGCCTTTGGGCGATGAGGCGGATGATCCCTTAAGAGCGAAGGCGAGGTTGTCGAGGAGGCGAGTGTGTGCCAACAGATGGCGGAGGACAAATTCCTTCTCTCCGGCAGGGAAGGAGAGGCTTATTTGACGGGGCTCCCGCCGTCCCGGGCGTAGGGCAGTTCTTCATCGGTGAAGGACCAGCCGGTCTTCAGGCCGAGGATGAACCAGCCGAGAACCAGCGCTCCGACGGCGAAAATAGTGTCGCCGATGGTTCTGAGCCAAACAAAGGTGTCGATGATCCCCCGCGACATGAATTCCGCCGAACGGGCGTACCAGGTGCCGTGTTCCACACTCGCCCAGGTCTGCATCAACCCGATGGGCAGGAGGCTGAGCAGCACCATCAGGGCCAGACCGATATTGATCGCCCAGAAGGAGAAGGCGAGGGCCCTGGTTTTCCACATGCGGCGACGGGTGAGCCCCCGCAGGCAGAACAGCATGAGTCCCAGGATGAGTCCCAGGCCCAACATGCCGTAAACTCCGAACAGCGCCGTGTGCCCGTGCACGGAGGTGGTATTGAGGCCCTGCATGTAGTAAAGGGCGATCGGGGGGTTGATGAAGAACCCGAACAGGCCTGCTCCCACCAGATTCCAGAAGGCCACGGCGATAAAGTAGTAAATCGGCCACTTGTATGCCTGCACCCAGGGACGGGCGCGGGACAGGGTCAAATTCTCATAGGCCTCAAAGCCAATCAGCACCAAGGGAACCACCTCCAGCGCGCTGAAGGTGGCGCCGAAGGCCAGCACGCCGATCGGAGTGCCGCTGAAGTACAGGTGATGGAAGGTGCCGATGATCCCGCCGAACAAAAAGACGATCGTCGAAAACAGAACCGAGGTGGTGGCCGTCGAGATCCGCAGCAATCCCATCCGCGTGAACAGGAAGGCGATGACCACCGTGGCGAAGACCTCAAAAAATCCTTCCACCCACAGGTGAACCACCCACCAGCGCCAGTATTCGGCGATGGCCAGGTGCGTATGCTGTCCCCAGAGGAGTGCCGGAATGTAAAATACGGGGATGGCGGTGGAGGCGATCAGGAACAGGATGAGCAGATGCCTGTCGTCCTTCTTTTCCCTGAGTGCGGGCCAAATGGCCCGGGCCATCAGGAACAGCCAGAGGAAAAGCCCCACCGTCAGGAATAGCTGCCAGAATCGTCCCAGATCCGTATATTCATAGCCCTGGTGCCCAAACCAGAAGTTGGTCTTCAGGCCGAGGCGCTGATGGACTCCGATCCACTGGCCCGTCAAGGAGCCGACCACGATGATGAGCAGGCAGACAAAGAGCAGGTTGACGAAAAAGCGCTGGTATTTCGGTTCCCGGCCGGAGACCGCGGGGGCCACGAACAGCCCGGCGGCGATCCAGGCGGTGGCGATCCAGAAGATCCCCAGCTGGGTGTGCCAGGTGCGCGTCACCGAGTAGGGCAGCCATTCCGCGAGGGGAATGCCGTAAAAACCGCTCCCTTCCACCTGATAATGGGCGGTGACCGCGCCCAGACCGACCTGAATCACCCACAAGGCGGCGACCACCCAGAAATACTTCAGGGTCGCCTTCATGGAGGGGGTGGGAGACAAGGCCAGCAGGGGGTCCTTTTCGGGAAAACTATCCTCCAACTCGGTGTGTTGTTGTTTGGCGTAATACCAGGCGAGGGCCCCGATCCCGGCCAGCAGCAGAACAAAGCTGACCACGGACCAAATCACCATGGTCCCGGTGGCCACATTGCCGATCAACGGCTCGTGGGGCCAGTTGTTGGTGTAGGTGATGTTCTCGCCGGGACGATTGGTCGCGCAGGCCCAGGTTGTCCAGAAGAAAAAGGCGTTCAGGGCCTTCATCCGCTCAGGATCTTTGATCGTGTTCTGGGGGATGGCGTATTGGTCGCGCAGTTCATCCAGTTTGGGGTCGCTTCCGAACAACCCGGCATAATGTCGGCTGATCGCCTTGACGGCCTCCGCCCGGATCGGTGAGAGGACCAGATCTCCCGTCTCCTCCTGATAGGTGTTGGTCCGGATTTCCTTTTTCAAACGGGCACGCAGCATCGCTTGCCTTTCTTCGTCCAGCACATCATAGGCCTTTCCGAACTGCTCCTTCGCATATTTGTTGAGGATCCACATCGCTTCCCGGTGCAGCCAGTCGGCGTTCCAATCCGGCGCTACATACGCTCCGTGCCCCCAGATGGTTCCCACTTCCTGTCCGCCGATGGACTGCCAAACATTTTGTCCGTCCTTGATCTCCTTCTCAGTAAACAAAACCTCGCCATCGGAGGTGATGACCCGCTTGGGCACGGGGGGCATCGTCTGGTAAATCTCCCCTCCGTAATACCCCAAGATGGCGAAAGATACGACGAAGACCAGAGTTAATCCCGCCCAAAGCCTCGTAAGATTCATCAATATACCTCCAATGGATGCTGTGCTTGTTACAGTATTTTGATTAAATGGTTTTTATATGCATGTCGGGCGGATGGGAGAGACAAGGAAAAACAAAAAGCCCCTGAACAGGGCAGCTGTTCAGGGGGCGAGGCATCAGACCGGACCCGGGAAGGCGCTTGTCGGACCCGGGAAGGCGCTTGTCGGACCCGGGAAGGCACTTGTCGGACCCGGGAAGGCGCTTGTCGGACCCGGGAAGGCACTTGTCGGACCCGGGAAGGCGCTTTCCGGTCCGGCGTTTCCGCTTTGCAGGGTGCTGTCGGCCACCAGTGCGTCGGTGGACCATGCACCGTTTGACCAGATTGCCACCGAAAGGGCGAAGGCAAACACCAACAGCGCACAAATCTTCTTCACTGAAGCCACCTCCCACGCTGTTCATGGACATGTTCCTGCACTTTATACATATTTACCGTGCACCGTTGAAATTCCTTCTCGTCTTTCTTTTCATAACACTGGGCGAGCCGGTACCAAGCCTCATATTCCCTTTCCCTGAAGTTAAATTTTTTACTGAGTTCAGTCACCCGGCGGTATAAGGGGATGGCATCGTCGATGCGGTCCTGGATGCGGTAGAAATCGCCCATGGATATCAGGGCGGCGATCAGGTACCGAACGTCGTTTCCCTCTTCGCCGCATTGGATCGCTTTGGAGAGGAATTTTTTGGATTCTTCCCATTTTTTCTGATGCATGTACAACAATCCAAGTTGGGTGTACGTGGCGGCAATGCGATCCTCCCGGATTTCATCGCTTCGGATTCCCATGGTCAGCCGGAAACAGGCTTCGGCTTTTTCCCATTCGCCTTTCTCCATGTAGATGCTCCCCAAAACCATCCACAAATCGAACAAACTGCCGTATTCCTTGTTGATGCGGGCGATATGTAACCCTTCCATGCACACTTCCATCGCGTCGTCCAGGACGCCGCTGCGGCGGAGCAATTCCGCCTTCAACCAGTACAGACTCAAACAGGTTTCCATCTGCGGGATTTTCGGCAGATCCTCCCAGACCTGTTCGACCACCTTCAGCCCTTCCACCACCCGTCCCATCCGTTCCAAATAAATGGCTTTGTTGCGGAGCAGCGTGTAGATGGTATACGGTCTTTCCCCATCGGGATGGAAGGTGTTGATGCCGTTTTCCGTGTATTCCAATGCTTTCTCCAGGTTGTTCTGATGATAGCTGCACAATCCGAGCATGAGATAGCAGGTGGACAACATGTTGGAACGGTCGCCGTGGGGATGGTGTTCGGAGAGACGGATGCCGTTGGTGAAGGCGCGTTCCGCCTGGCGCCATTTCTTTTTGCGGAAGAGGATTTTTCCACGGAGGAAATAGGCGGCAGGTGCGAGCAGGTGGCTGTCTTCGATTCCCAGGGATTCGAGCTGTTCCAGTGCCTCATCGTTTTGGCCGACGTCCGAAAGGGTTTCGACAATCAAAAGGCGCAGGCGGAGATCTTCCAGCTCGCGTTGTTCGCCGTTGATGATCTCCGGCAGCTTGTCCAAGGGGATATCCAGTTTCTTGAGCAGGTAGGTCACTTTGTCGGGGCGAACGTGGGGGACTCCCCGTTCAATATTGCTGATGGTGGCCGGGGAGATCTGATCGTCCGCCAAGTCTTCCAGGCGGAGCCCTCGTTCCTTCCGCACCTTGCGGATGATTTCCCCGACTTCTTTTAATTCTAACGGGTTCAAATAAATCACTCCTTTATCTGCGTCGTATCAAGTCCAATATACACCAGTTTACAAAGTTCGGGAATAACAGGAAAGAAAGGAATGGAAAAAATTTTTGAGACAATCATGCAAGTCTTTCCCCTCCGGAAACGGAAAGGTTATGGTTCGCCGGATTGTGAAGGGGTTTTCCACCGGCGAATATATTCGATGATCACCAAATCCAGCAAAAGGTTCATGGGAAACCGGGAACAGAGATCCAGGTTGCCGAAACAGCAGTCCGTCATGTGCCCCTTCAGGGCGATGTCCGCCATCTTCTCCAAGCGGTTGGGATGGGGGCCCGTGAGGCTGATCATCTTGACGCGATTCGCCTTCAGCGTGCGGGCAAAATGCAGAATGCTCCGCGTTTCGCCGCTGTAGGAGACCAGAAATGCCAGGTCGGTCCCGGACATCGACTGGGCGGTCACCTCCAGGTCGTCCCAATCGGTCCGGGCGTTGCACCATTTGCCGGCAAAGGTCAGTTTTTTGGCCGCTTCCAGACAGGGGAACAGGGAGTTGCCCACCCCGAAGAACTCAATTCTCGGACTTTCATGGATGAGTTCGGCCGCTTGCCGGATTTTTTCATAATCCAGGCGGCGGATGGTCTCTTCGAAGTCCCGGCGAAACCGGTCCACGTGT
This genomic interval from Planifilum fulgidum contains the following:
- a CDS encoding glutamate synthase-related protein; its protein translation is MTGCKRLSDLGRFRNLLKEEHDSCGIVAVIEKDGNPRRDNLLDAIDALVKMEHRSGFINGEGDGCGILTDIPRGLWERKLADAGLPPEKARSDRFVVGHLFIPKRGDTAAIQNVIRGKFKQGGLAILVEEMDRVNSHVLGKNGRADEPHFWQIALEADASDGLPARLFELVVDIESRLPVQAASLSNRTAVYKVMGAASLLTRYFHDLARPEFRTAVTIGHNRYSTNTLSNFFRVQPFSLLGHNGEINTIRKLRDEARMIGAPLAEDSSDSQDLNRVVETLIHRYGFSLFEAIEMVFPPILHELKQLPDELKDLYSYYRQVWGPFAQGPAAIVSRYGDECAFSVDALGLRPLWMLESERTLIFSSEQGILPVHRMVSEPKPLAPGETVGVQLKPRAVVLAHHQLQRLVLERAKRRADFREYRAYLSVPAAPTAVSRTGVEAATNAEYAAFGWDREHIQLVEQMADTGSDPIRSLGYDGPLAALSHVRQNISDFIKESVAVVTNPAIDREREMEHFSTRVILGGRPPLCGPDSTPLRLELPSPILAEGALGIQVRKAHDTLTLEEVVSLFDEKGLVERLSLTCPRASSIPDSLDRLAKQAVRAVRSGKTLLLLDDADCHRNDRLFLDPHLAVSRVDLGLKEAPVPESEQNLRRRASILLRSAAIRSLHDVAVAVGLGADLVAPRLMFAILAEKEEKAAPLLYEALNKGLEKVISTIGIHELRGYARLFSSIGLSPEVAGVLDIVNFCGSGRGGTSWEDLKADAEARYKDFSDAKAKPVRTFHLWPRIWKSIGQVASGDIEYREFADKLEGIERENPISLRHVADLNLEAARERVGPPVDPGEVDIGVGDHSLPLVISSMSFGSQNEVAFRAYAEAAERLNMVSLNGEGGEIKDMLGKYPRTRGHQIASGRFGVNVELANSALLLEIKIGQGAKPGEGGHLPGKKVSAKVAAARNASPGVDLISPSNNHDIYSIEDLAQIITELKTANKYAKVIVKVPVVPNIGTISVGIAKAGADIITLSGFDGGTGAARIHALQHVGLPVEIGVKAAHAALVEAGIRHQVELWADGGLKSGLDVIKMVLLGADRVGFGTLAMLAIGCTTCRGCHLDTCHVGIATQIETVEEAQEHGLKRFVPRRFDVAVDGLVRLFTAFGEEIRRLTGQLGFRRLQDMVGRSDLLVQTRALDRLDLTDLLRPVPETWKEQADAAEPAAVRSKVPVAAGYGAEADRIESIAFDRPVLKTFRNVGCSERVLVSSVSGARVRNRLDGSYHRLPEVHLTFEEGSVPGNGLAAFNAEGVHVVVKGGAQDGVGKTAFGGKVSVLKSPGASGKWINGSVGKGFCYGAQKGLFIVQGNADSRTGIRLSGADVIIAGEPAEPLRDDLGMIANRANIKGFAFEYMTAGRAVVLGDPGPWICSGMTGGRVYLRLIPEMGLDEAALMRRIARGAKVHLEPLDDQGIQDLRELLGAYQRELLSSGQVREAEKIEGLMNRPDRFFLMVIPDRVQSDPSISTE
- a CDS encoding nitric-oxide reductase large subunit; the encoded protein is MNLTRLWAGLTLVFVVSFAILGYYGGEIYQTMPPVPKRVITSDGEVLFTEKEIKDGQNVWQSIGGQEVGTIWGHGAYVAPDWNADWLHREAMWILNKYAKEQFGKAYDVLDEERQAMLRARLKKEIRTNTYQEETGDLVLSPIRAEAVKAISRHYAGLFGSDPKLDELRDQYAIPQNTIKDPERMKALNAFFFWTTWACATNRPGENITYTNNWPHEPLIGNVATGTMVIWSVVSFVLLLAGIGALAWYYAKQQHTELEDSFPEKDPLLALSPTPSMKATLKYFWVVAALWVIQVGLGAVTAHYQVEGSGFYGIPLAEWLPYSVTRTWHTQLGIFWIATAWIAAGLFVAPAVSGREPKYQRFFVNLLFVCLLIIVVGSLTGQWIGVHQRLGLKTNFWFGHQGYEYTDLGRFWQLFLTVGLFLWLFLMARAIWPALREKKDDRHLLILFLIASTAIPVFYIPALLWGQHTHLAIAEYWRWWVVHLWVEGFFEVFATVVIAFLFTRMGLLRISTATTSVLFSTIVFLFGGIIGTFHHLYFSGTPIGVLAFGATFSALEVVPLVLIGFEAYENLTLSRARPWVQAYKWPIYYFIAVAFWNLVGAGLFGFFINPPIALYYMQGLNTTSVHGHTALFGVYGMLGLGLILGLMLFCLRGLTRRRMWKTRALAFSFWAINIGLALMVLLSLLPIGLMQTWASVEHGTWYARSAEFMSRGIIDTFVWLRTIGDTIFAVGALVLGWFILGLKTGWSFTDEELPYARDGGSPVK
- a CDS encoding helix-turn-helix domain-containing protein, whose amino-acid sequence is MNPLELKEVGEIIRKVRKERGLRLEDLADDQISPATISNIERGVPHVRPDKVTYLLKKLDIPLDKLPEIINGEQRELEDLRLRLLIVETLSDVGQNDEALEQLESLGIEDSHLLAPAAYFLRGKILFRKKKWRQAERAFTNGIRLSEHHPHGDRSNMLSTCYLMLGLCSYHQNNLEKALEYTENGINTFHPDGERPYTIYTLLRNKAIYLERMGRVVEGLKVVEQVWEDLPKIPQMETCLSLYWLKAELLRRSGVLDDAMEVCMEGLHIARINKEYGSLFDLWMVLGSIYMEKGEWEKAEACFRLTMGIRSDEIREDRIAATYTQLGLLYMHQKKWEESKKFLSKAIQCGEEGNDVRYLIAALISMGDFYRIQDRIDDAIPLYRRVTELSKKFNFREREYEAWYRLAQCYEKKDEKEFQRCTVNMYKVQEHVHEQRGRWLQ
- a CDS encoding MurR/RpiR family transcriptional regulator, producing MRHLLKRWMPERQNLSPLEQRVLDYLFDHPERVIRCKAEDLAKTLFVSTATISRTCQALGFRGFQELKYALQQELQRDPGGSEAPASFPLQQHVDRFRRDFEETIRRLDYEKIRQAAELIHESPRIEFFGVGNSLFPCLEAAKKLTFAGKWCNARTDWDDLEVTAQSMSGTDLAFLVSYSGETRSILHFARTLKANRVKMISLTGPHPNRLEKMADIALKGHMTDCCFGNLDLCSRFPMNLLLDLVIIEYIRRWKTPSQSGEP